A genomic window from Lotus japonicus ecotype B-129 chromosome 1, LjGifu_v1.2 includes:
- the LOC130730645 gene encoding uncharacterized protein LOC130730645 translates to MEEAKALQNQQQHQQQQHQQHQQQLMLQQQQQQQQHFLLLQQLQKQQQQQQQQAAAISRFPSNIDAHLRPIRPINLQQNPNPNNPILNLHQNPNSNHLQQQQQQQQPQQSQQAQQQQQKMVRPGNPMELQMAYQDAWRVCHPDFKRPFSSLEDACERLLPYHVVADYEAEEDDRILDSDTTGQVLSRSQQWDNNIAAKIAEFTATFEKQALAFNIISQKRNLGEFRSEERLMIEQALLQEEKRALLESRAEIESREKAGREAHEAKLRMAAMYQAEQARAESHSHAEMMSRAPIRGSALGSQGSGDMMGHDMGEQDQGGNPGDMMNGWGNNAQREEKEPSEDFLNDEAENGDTGTQDGWREVGEFDLNAR, encoded by the exons ATGGAGGAAGCGAAAGCATTGCAAAATCAGCAGCAACATCAACAGCAGCAGCATCAGCAACACCAGCAACAACTGATGcttcagcaacaacaacagcagcaacagcatTTCCTGCTGTTACAGCAATTgcagaagcagcagcagcaacaacagcagCAAGCCGCCGCAATTTCTCGCTTCCCTTCCAACATTGACGCTCACTTGCGCCCCATTAGACCCATCAATCTCCAacaaaaccctaaccctaataaTCCCATTCTCAATTTGCACCAGAACCCTAATTCCAACCACCTtcagcaacagcagcagcaacaacaacccCAGCAATCGCAGCAGgcacagcagcagcagcaaaagATGGTTCGACCCGGGAACCCAATGGAGCTTCAGATGGCGTACCAGGACGCTTGGCGGGTCTGCCATCCGGATTTCAAGCGACCCTTTTCTTCTCTTGAAGATGCCTGCGAGAG ATTATTGCCATATCATGTTGTGGCAGACTATGAAGCAGAAGAGGAtgataggatccttgactctgACACCACTGGCCAAGTGCTTTCAAGGTCCCAGCAGTGGGATAATAATATTGCTGCTAAAATTGCTGAGTTTACAGCAACTTTTGAGAAACAAGCACTTGCCTTCAACATAATATCCCAAAAGAGAAACTTGGGTGAATTCCGGTCTGAGGAGAGATTGATGATTGAACAGGCACTTCTCCAAGAAGAAAAACGAGCTCTGTTGGAATCAAGAGCAGAAATTGAGTCCAGGGAAAAGGCTGGTCGTGAAGCCCATGAGGCTAAACTCCGGATGGCGGCAATGTATCAAGCTGAGCAGGCCCGGGCAGAATCACACTCTCATGCTGAAATGATGTCGCGAGCCCCCATAAGAGGGAGTGCACTTGGGTCCCAAGGCAGTGGTGACATGATGGGCCATGACATGGGAGAGCAGGATCAGGGAGGTAACCCAGGTGATATGATGAATGGATGGGGAAACAATGCACAGAGAGAAGAAAAGGAGCCATCTGAGGATTTCTTGAATGATGAAGCTGAGAATGGAGACACAGGCACACAGGATGGTTGGCGTGAAGTTGGTGAATTTGATTTGAATGCTAGGTGA